The following are encoded together in the Gordonia insulae genome:
- a CDS encoding crotonase/enoyl-CoA hydratase family protein — MTDTPESPALIERRGHVMLITMNRPEARNAVNAEMCIVVGDALAEADKDPDVRAVVLTGAGDKAFCAGADLKAITRGEAVIPPGREQWGLAGYVGHAISKPTIAAVNGPALGGGTELVLASDLAVSADTAIFGLPEVTRGLIAGAGGAFRLAAKLPQVVAMELLLTGEPITAAQALELHLINRVVPAGDVLATALALAEKIAANAPLAVAASKRIALAQSESGDRPNETIGWDMTSAALPAIAYSEDAKEGPRAFAEKRPPVWQGR; from the coding sequence TTGACTGATACACCGGAGTCTCCCGCGCTGATCGAACGTCGCGGGCACGTCATGCTCATCACCATGAATCGTCCAGAGGCGCGTAACGCCGTCAATGCCGAGATGTGCATTGTCGTCGGCGATGCCCTGGCCGAAGCAGACAAGGACCCTGACGTTCGTGCCGTGGTCCTCACCGGCGCCGGCGACAAGGCGTTCTGCGCGGGAGCCGACCTCAAGGCCATCACCCGCGGCGAGGCGGTGATCCCACCCGGGCGCGAGCAGTGGGGCCTGGCGGGCTACGTCGGACATGCGATCAGCAAGCCGACCATCGCAGCAGTCAACGGACCCGCGCTCGGCGGTGGCACTGAACTCGTGTTGGCCAGCGATCTCGCGGTCTCCGCCGACACCGCGATCTTCGGGCTGCCGGAGGTGACACGGGGTCTGATCGCCGGTGCGGGCGGCGCATTTCGCCTCGCCGCGAAGCTACCTCAGGTCGTTGCGATGGAACTGCTGCTCACCGGCGAACCGATCACCGCTGCGCAGGCGCTCGAGCTGCACCTGATAAATCGGGTGGTCCCTGCGGGCGACGTGCTCGCCACTGCGCTGGCGCTGGCTGAGAAGATCGCGGCCAATGCACCACTCGCGGTAGCCGCTTCCAAACGAATCGCTCTCGCACAGAGCGAGTCCGGCGATCGACCGAACGAGACCATCGGCTGGGACATGACCAGCGCCGCCCTCCCGGCGATCGCCTACTCCGAAGATGCCAAGGAGGGACCCCGCGCCTTCGCCGAGAAGCGGCCACCCGTGTGGCAGGGCCGCTGA
- a CDS encoding 3-carboxyethylcatechol 2,3-dioxygenase yields the protein MTERNRLVVCASHSPGMERDTEHVFGSEFRAGLADARALITSFDPDFTILFGGDHRRAFRHVVPTFGVATSATILPEGGHDEGTLNVPADVAMDLAVHLLDSRFDIAVCRDVSLDHAFAQPLRDLTGDLGRYPVIPVPINCATGPLPAAARVLEFGEAVGRFLDTLDARVLVIGTGGLSHSPPSLELDAYDISDEERRRVISEGAAAARTKIKPQWDKAFLDALATWDGAELVSLTDDARAQAGVGANEVRTWLAAGAAGGGTPLDALVYQPVEEWITGMGLAVSR from the coding sequence ATGACGGAACGCAATCGACTGGTCGTGTGCGCGAGCCACAGCCCGGGGATGGAGCGAGACACCGAGCATGTGTTCGGATCGGAGTTCCGGGCCGGCCTGGCTGATGCGCGGGCACTGATCACCTCGTTCGACCCGGATTTCACGATCCTCTTCGGTGGCGACCATCGCCGTGCCTTTCGGCACGTGGTCCCGACCTTCGGCGTGGCCACGTCCGCGACCATCCTGCCCGAAGGTGGCCATGACGAAGGGACACTGAATGTTCCGGCCGATGTCGCCATGGACCTCGCGGTGCATCTACTCGACTCGCGGTTCGATATCGCGGTCTGCCGGGACGTCTCCCTCGACCACGCTTTCGCGCAACCACTACGAGACCTCACCGGCGACCTCGGACGCTACCCGGTCATCCCGGTGCCGATCAATTGCGCGACCGGACCGTTGCCGGCGGCCGCGCGCGTACTGGAGTTCGGGGAAGCGGTCGGGCGTTTTCTCGACACGCTGGACGCCCGCGTGTTGGTGATCGGGACCGGCGGGCTGTCTCACTCGCCGCCGAGTCTGGAGCTCGATGCCTACGACATCAGCGACGAGGAGCGGCGCCGCGTGATCAGCGAGGGCGCGGCAGCTGCGCGTACGAAGATCAAGCCGCAATGGGACAAGGCCTTCCTGGACGCGTTGGCCACCTGGGACGGTGCCGAACTGGTCTCGCTCACCGATGATGCCCGCGCGCAGGCCGGTGTCGGCGCCAACGAGGTGCGCACATGGCTGGCGGCCGGGGCCGCGGGAGGCGGCACGCCGCTGGATGCGCTTGTTTATCAGCCGGTCGAGGAATGGATCACCGGGATGGGGCTGGCGGTGTCGCGGTGA
- a CDS encoding FAD-dependent oxidoreductase, with the protein MAFVILQACCNDASCVDVCPVNCIHPTPDEPDFMRTEMLHIDPQTCIDCGACVEACPVEAIKAEDELDDPELPFIELNAEYFDLHPVQSGELDVPKPLWRKADFSQLRVAIVGSGPAAFYAASELIALKGVQVDMFERLLTPYGLVRSGVAPDHPGTKAVTDIFRTLERRKNFRLHLGVEVGVDLTHEELLAHNHAVIYAVGASSDRRLGIAGEDLPGSHTATEFVGWYNGHPDYADRTYDLSGERAVIVGNGNVALDVARILLSDPDDLDRTDIADHALEVLRASNIREVVVLGRRGVAQAGYTNPEMMALRHLPGVDLVIDPDEVRIDSVTQEILDDPETESSVKAKVALARKVAEEGGAGSSKRLVLRYLASPTEISGEGHIESVSVMHNNLDRNESGAVVAVGTDTTEVIDTSLVLRAVGYRGVPVPGVPFDDARGVISNVDGRVVTLDGDEPVQGVYATGWVKRGPSGVIGTNKKCAADTVDLLLQDYVAGALAAPADDSESFADLVSQRAPHVVDFAGWSLIDKAERAAGKPRRRPRVKFVDTDSMMEVVRGD; encoded by the coding sequence GTGGCCTTTGTGATTTTGCAAGCGTGTTGCAACGACGCCTCATGCGTTGATGTATGCCCGGTCAACTGCATCCATCCGACGCCCGACGAGCCGGACTTCATGCGGACAGAGATGCTCCACATCGACCCGCAGACCTGCATCGACTGTGGCGCCTGTGTCGAGGCCTGCCCCGTGGAGGCGATCAAGGCCGAAGACGAGTTGGACGATCCCGAGCTCCCGTTCATCGAACTCAATGCCGAGTACTTCGACCTGCATCCGGTGCAGAGCGGTGAACTCGACGTGCCGAAACCGCTGTGGCGGAAGGCGGATTTCTCGCAGCTGAGGGTCGCCATCGTCGGGTCAGGACCTGCGGCATTCTATGCCGCGTCCGAGCTGATCGCACTCAAAGGCGTCCAGGTCGACATGTTTGAGCGCTTGCTGACACCGTATGGGCTCGTCCGCTCCGGAGTCGCTCCCGATCACCCGGGCACGAAGGCGGTGACCGACATCTTCCGGACCCTCGAGCGTCGCAAGAATTTCAGGTTGCACCTGGGGGTCGAGGTCGGTGTCGACCTGACGCATGAAGAATTGCTGGCACACAACCACGCTGTCATCTACGCAGTGGGCGCGTCGTCGGATCGTCGCCTCGGCATCGCCGGCGAGGACCTCCCGGGTAGCCACACCGCCACGGAATTCGTCGGCTGGTACAACGGCCACCCCGACTACGCAGATCGGACCTACGACCTCAGCGGTGAACGAGCCGTCATCGTCGGCAACGGCAACGTCGCTCTCGACGTCGCTCGCATCCTGCTCTCCGACCCGGACGACCTCGACCGCACCGACATCGCCGACCATGCATTGGAAGTACTGCGTGCGAGCAACATTCGCGAGGTGGTCGTGCTCGGCCGACGGGGTGTCGCACAAGCCGGATACACCAATCCCGAAATGATGGCCCTGCGCCATCTCCCCGGGGTCGACCTCGTGATCGATCCCGACGAGGTGCGCATCGATTCTGTGACGCAGGAGATCCTCGACGACCCCGAAACCGAGTCATCGGTCAAGGCCAAGGTCGCTTTGGCCCGCAAGGTTGCCGAGGAGGGCGGGGCCGGCTCATCGAAGCGTCTCGTCCTGAGATACCTCGCCTCCCCCACCGAGATCTCGGGCGAGGGTCACATCGAGTCCGTCAGCGTCATGCACAACAACCTCGACCGCAACGAGTCAGGAGCCGTCGTCGCGGTCGGAACGGATACCACCGAGGTGATCGACACGTCGCTCGTACTCCGGGCGGTCGGCTATCGTGGCGTGCCGGTACCAGGGGTGCCGTTCGACGACGCCCGTGGCGTCATCTCGAACGTCGATGGTCGGGTTGTCACACTGGACGGCGACGAACCAGTCCAGGGTGTCTACGCCACCGGATGGGTCAAGCGGGGGCCCTCAGGGGTCATCGGGACGAACAAGAAGTGCGCCGCCGATACCGTCGACCTGCTGCTGCAGGACTACGTCGCGGGCGCACTCGCCGCTCCCGCAGACGACTCGGAATCATTCGCGGACTTGGTGTCCCAGCGAGCGCCGCACGTCGTCGACTTCGCCGGCTGGTCCCTGATCGACAAGGCCGAGCGAGCCGCTGGAAAGCCCCGGAGGCGACCACGAGTGAAGTTCGTCGACACCGACTCGATGATGGAGGTCGTGCGCGGGGACTGA
- a CDS encoding CaiB/BaiF CoA transferase family protein: MTDPHVGPLAGVRVLELAGMGPGPHAAMVLADLGADVVRVQRRGGLATAGTGSSAGLRGRTIVEADLRNPDDLRDVMRLVARADILIEGFRPGVTERLGLGPDDVAEVNPRLIYGRMTGWGQNGPRAMEAGHDLNYISLTGLLHAVGRPGERPVPPLNLFGDFGGGSMFLVIGLISALVERQTSGRGQIIDAAIVNGAAALGHLLWAMRGSGRWSDDRGENVFDGSAPFYDTYECSDGKYVAVGALEPQFFATMVKTLGLDPAEVGAQREPENYPHMRKLFAECFASRSRDEWASVFAGVDACVTPVLTFAEAEADPQMVARGVFTTIDGITQPGPAPSFSRTSPAVPAPPPRHAVDVADVWP, encoded by the coding sequence GTGACTGACCCGCACGTCGGGCCCCTCGCCGGTGTACGGGTACTCGAGCTCGCCGGCATGGGTCCCGGTCCTCACGCCGCGATGGTGTTGGCCGATCTGGGCGCCGATGTGGTCCGCGTACAGAGACGCGGCGGGTTGGCCACAGCCGGAACAGGATCGAGTGCCGGCCTGCGCGGACGAACCATCGTGGAAGCCGACCTCAGGAACCCCGATGACCTCCGCGATGTGATGCGACTCGTCGCGCGGGCAGACATCCTCATCGAGGGCTTTCGCCCGGGCGTCACCGAGCGCCTCGGTCTCGGCCCCGACGACGTCGCCGAGGTCAATCCACGGCTCATCTACGGCCGAATGACTGGATGGGGGCAGAATGGTCCACGGGCCATGGAGGCAGGCCACGACCTGAACTACATTTCACTGACGGGACTGCTGCACGCCGTTGGACGTCCGGGTGAGCGCCCGGTGCCACCCCTGAACCTCTTCGGCGACTTCGGCGGCGGTTCGATGTTCCTGGTGATCGGTCTCATCTCCGCTCTGGTCGAACGCCAGACCTCCGGACGCGGGCAGATCATCGATGCGGCAATCGTGAACGGCGCAGCGGCACTGGGGCACCTGTTGTGGGCCATGCGCGGGTCAGGACGGTGGTCAGATGACCGTGGCGAGAATGTCTTCGACGGCTCTGCTCCGTTCTATGACACCTACGAGTGCTCAGACGGCAAGTATGTCGCGGTCGGAGCCTTGGAGCCACAGTTCTTTGCGACGATGGTAAAAACCCTCGGCCTCGATCCCGCCGAGGTCGGCGCCCAACGCGAACCCGAGAACTACCCGCACATGCGTAAGCTCTTCGCCGAATGCTTTGCCTCTCGGTCACGGGACGAATGGGCAAGCGTCTTCGCCGGGGTCGACGCTTGCGTGACTCCGGTTTTGACCTTCGCCGAGGCCGAAGCCGATCCACAGATGGTCGCGCGCGGTGTCTTCACGACGATCGACGGGATCACCCAACCCGGGCCGGCGCCGTCGTTCTCGCGCACGTCCCCTGCGGTTCCCGCACCACCGCCAAGGCACGCAGTCGATGTCGCGGACGTCTGGCCGTGA
- a CDS encoding ABC transporter ATP-binding protein yields MADVLLAGKGKPEEPVHTGSPILECREVSAGYGSVKVVRDVSFSLHAGNVLAILGPNGAGKSTLMNTLAGLLPRKGGDVVVEGKQLRSGRPAEANRHGLVLVPDDRALFTSLTVRENLTIAKRSGGLDVDAAMEMFPALAKRIKVNAGALSGGEQQMLAVARALTQNPRALLIDEMSMGLAPVIVEELLPIVRRIADETKAVVVLVEQHVQLALEVADEALVLVHGGVRLRGPADDLAKDPALLEQAYLGEAV; encoded by the coding sequence ATGGCTGACGTGCTACTTGCCGGAAAGGGCAAACCGGAAGAGCCTGTGCACACCGGAAGCCCGATTCTCGAATGCCGAGAGGTGTCGGCCGGCTACGGTTCGGTCAAAGTGGTTCGAGACGTGAGCTTCTCGCTCCATGCCGGCAATGTCCTGGCGATCCTGGGGCCCAACGGCGCGGGGAAGTCCACTCTGATGAACACCTTGGCCGGGTTGCTGCCCCGCAAGGGAGGCGACGTCGTCGTCGAGGGCAAGCAATTGCGCAGCGGTCGTCCCGCAGAAGCCAACCGTCATGGACTGGTGCTGGTTCCGGATGATCGAGCGTTGTTCACATCGCTGACGGTTCGTGAGAACTTGACGATCGCTAAGAGGTCCGGCGGGCTCGATGTTGATGCGGCCATGGAGATGTTCCCAGCCCTTGCCAAGCGCATCAAAGTCAATGCCGGGGCGCTGTCGGGTGGAGAGCAACAGATGCTCGCCGTGGCGCGAGCGTTGACCCAGAATCCCCGCGCCCTTCTCATCGATGAGATGAGCATGGGATTGGCCCCGGTCATCGTCGAGGAGCTTTTGCCAATCGTGCGTCGGATCGCCGACGAGACCAAAGCCGTTGTGGTGCTGGTGGAACAGCACGTGCAGTTGGCTCTGGAGGTCGCCGACGAGGCGCTCGTCCTCGTGCACGGCGGTGTGCGATTACGCGGGCCGGCCGACGACCTCGCAAAGGACCCAGCGTTGCTCGAGCAGGCTTACCTGGGCGAAGCCGTCTGA
- a CDS encoding ABC transporter substrate-binding protein produces MNKTRTGRRLLATTLLSAALTAGMVACSSSDDGGDSAAEPSANESVLGTPNKATGTPVTIGFVSEGKSPTIDTSDEIRGAQAAAAYANDYLGGIGGRPIQFKPCEALAQPAVATDCANQMVQAGAAAVVGPTPGELDNLVDVLSPAGVPLVVHSGTTPKGLSTPGVFSLSNGTAYFAITATSAKDEGLKDTLAVSIGVPGAEGPTRAVGGMVWGNAGVGYDVVGIPPGTADMTPQISAAGADADNFFVLGNDSFCTSAFKAIKTTKPNTPIFAIDRCISIGGGSSIPNGYKDINVAAALNLSPDAADSQLYSAILAKYGDGAKFGQLSSAGYAPMLGMIKALNAAKVTDPTKETVMEGMKTAPPTEYPLTDGIMFQCNGKQIPISPNICSADGILAKANENGELTDYKKVTIDPSLYAKPTS; encoded by the coding sequence ATGAACAAGACAAGGACCGGCCGGCGGCTGTTGGCAACAACGTTGCTCTCTGCCGCCCTCACCGCAGGGATGGTCGCCTGTAGCAGTTCCGATGACGGCGGCGACTCGGCAGCCGAACCCTCGGCCAACGAATCCGTTCTGGGCACACCCAACAAGGCAACCGGAACTCCCGTGACAATCGGGTTCGTCAGCGAAGGCAAGTCGCCGACTATCGACACGAGCGACGAGATCCGTGGCGCCCAAGCCGCGGCCGCCTACGCCAACGACTACCTCGGCGGCATCGGCGGACGTCCGATCCAGTTCAAGCCGTGTGAGGCACTCGCGCAGCCTGCCGTGGCAACCGATTGTGCGAACCAGATGGTCCAGGCCGGCGCCGCAGCGGTGGTCGGACCGACCCCGGGCGAACTCGACAACCTCGTCGACGTCCTGTCGCCCGCCGGTGTCCCGCTCGTCGTCCACAGCGGCACCACGCCGAAGGGCCTCAGCACCCCCGGGGTCTTCTCCCTGTCGAACGGCACCGCGTACTTCGCGATCACGGCCACCTCAGCCAAAGACGAGGGGCTCAAGGACACTCTCGCCGTGTCCATCGGCGTGCCGGGCGCGGAGGGACCCACCCGTGCGGTAGGCGGTATGGTTTGGGGTAATGCAGGTGTCGGGTACGATGTCGTCGGCATTCCGCCGGGCACCGCGGACATGACCCCGCAGATCAGTGCCGCAGGAGCCGACGCGGACAACTTCTTCGTCCTCGGCAATGACAGCTTCTGCACCAGCGCCTTCAAAGCAATCAAGACCACCAAGCCCAATACCCCGATCTTCGCCATCGATCGATGCATCAGCATCGGTGGCGGCAGCTCGATCCCGAACGGTTACAAGGACATCAATGTCGCGGCCGCACTCAACCTCAGCCCCGACGCGGCCGATTCTCAGCTGTACTCGGCGATTCTGGCCAAGTACGGCGACGGCGCAAAGTTCGGCCAGCTCTCGTCTGCCGGATACGCCCCGATGCTCGGCATGATCAAGGCACTCAACGCCGCCAAGGTCACCGACCCCACGAAGGAAACGGTCATGGAGGGTATGAAGACCGCGCCTCCGACGGAGTACCCGCTGACCGACGGAATCATGTTCCAGTGCAACGGCAAGCAGATCCCGATCTCACCGAATATCTGCAGCGCAGACGGCATCCTTGCCAAGGCCAACGAGAACGGCGAACTCACCGACTACAAGAAGGTGACCATCGACCCATCGCTCTACGCCAAACCCACCTCCTGA